The Gouania willdenowi chromosome 14, fGouWil2.1, whole genome shotgun sequence nucleotide sequence ccaaggttgaaaaacactgctttaataaCTCCTGCAAACAAGATTTAATATATCAAATATACattcaaggaaaaaaaaaaacatgtcaatttATACCAAAACACTTTATTGAGATATTCTAGTGAACACATCATCACATCCATGCAGTTTGTGCAATATTCTaagcttttttaaacattagTTAGCCGTATGATATTTTGGGTTGACTCTCAGTTAGAACATCATAGCATCCAGCCCGTCCTCCATAAACTTCTTGTAGATGGCCATGAACTTTGCCGTGAAGGCCTCCAGGTGGTAGATGGCTTTGTTGCCCAGCTGCAGCCTGTGCTCATAGTACGCGGCCATGTGGGACACCTCAGCTTTTAGCTGACCGTCACAGTTGTCCAGCAGTTCTTTAACCAGACCCTGTTTCACAACCACAACAATCAACACTTTGACACGCAAATGTTAATAAttagaaaaacagaaatatgatTAATGAAGAGGAACCTTCATGATGATGTCAGGAGGGATGCAGTGAGTCAGCAGCTCGTAGAGTCTGGATCGAACCTCCAGCAACCTGTGGATTAAAAATAGTTTAAGTCTGAACAGCattccagtgtttttcaaccccGGGGTTGTGACCTCATATAGGGtcgtctgaaatgtctagtaattaattaacaaacaaaaaaaaattacagattaaaaatacattttaaaatatttaataattattcttttttaaattagaacACAACACACATTCTTaagcaactgtattctatactttcactttctcaaatataaatatagttcaaaataaaatgcagtttaaagaCATTTCTTGTCTCTTTGTGCACTAACCCTGGCTAATATTtgttacacagtataacaaacatgatgaaaaacagTAATTATGGTATAGAAAGAAAAgtatttggggtcgccagaaatttgtgatataaaaatggggtcacgatccattGCTTTGTTCTGATTGGATAGTGTTGTACCTCTGGGGCGTCTGCTGGCTGACAATGGCGTTGGCCGTTTCTCTGAGGTAAACCTCCCAGTCTGTCTCGGGGACGTCTTGGTCCACGGAGAATGGATACCTGCACACAGAGTCAATGACGCTAATTCGTAAAGATGTGAGATGAATCCTTGGAAAGCAACATATTTTTGACGACTCACTGCTGCACCCGGCAGGCCTCGCACATCAGAAGTGCTTTGCGTAGGTTACGACCAGACTTGTCACTGATTTGCTTGGCGAGCTCAGGTGGGAGGAGAAGACCTTCTTTTTTACAAACTGACGTGAGAACGCTGCAAACCTGGAAACAAAGAGTCAGAGTCCAGACATGCAATGGACAGTttagctgtgtttgaaatgacacacaatgagtatatactgtccaCTAAATACCACTAGTATGATTATGATGATAACCGTTCCCACTAAATTAATATTCCAAGTTTCCCTAGATGAATTttaaacctacaacaacaaaaacctgaggCTGAATATCTCCGTTGAATCtctacctttgaaagttctaaaaTCATTGTaggcgagaaagtgaccaagtagaacacGAGTGTCAacctcaaggcctgggggccaaatctggccctttagatgacccaatttggcccacaggagaatgTGGAGAAGAcggaaaaaacattaattagtgtccaaatgaccaaataattcctttttaaatatctcagcccttctaaatatacaaattggtcacaaaatcaatgaaatgtaaaaaagagaaaatcctgcagggccAGATATGTCACATATTGTCTGGATATTACCCAAGCTTTATGTCATTTCTGTATCATTTATATGTTGtgtaaagtgcaaacttgggtacattaatgttgaaatagcCGACATAAGAAcaaactactttgtatttggcccctgaactaaaatgagtttcacacccctgatgtagaatatcaacatgtggtcatttgatcaaTAAAAGTCATGGACACACATTTAAttccgacatttcggagattttcagagacctgctATTGTGCTattgactaaacttcctgttaacttcaaaacaagagccctatttacaaaagagttaaaataaataatggaagacaagaagagaggcttttatttttaaaaagaggaatgtttgacttttagcttgaagccggtgtcacggtctgagtttgtATCTCAGCGTGTAGCAGTCATGTACTGCTATTGTACACGTGCTGGAATTGCCATGCGCAAATTGTCATACTGAGATTACAATGATATCTTAGTTGTAATTCACATTAACATTGTGTATTAAGAAGtgtaataatcatttatttaaagttaattGACAGTAAAGGGCATTTTATGCCAAAAATTGTAGATTATACTGAGACTGCTGTactggatttgaaaaaaatgcttaaaaaaatatatgatggTCATGATCAGATTGCTAATtgatatgaatacaacagcttattattgtaaagcaTGTTCTTATTAATCAGCATCTGTTTTGAAATGGACATTATTActttaggttaactgttatttattgcaatgtatattataatcatgtttttttttggaaaataagcACAGCAGAAGTAGCAAGAAATCATTTTCTAATAACAATAACTTTGAAATTGAATAAACTATCTCAGCACAGTggaagtagcaaaaatgtattttccggtagtgcacaTGCCCAGATACAATCTCAGCACGATgcaaactcagaccgtgacaccagtCCCAACACAATaatacattctgctcgcaatgcatcatgggtggttgagtatgactagtgtacacaaaaatgtcccaatatagtatacatctgggtatttctcacgtactacatactcatttagagtCAGACTTActgtagtatgagtagtacgtacgTTAGAATAACATTTCAAACAGTGTTTGTGTCCTAAAGAGAGACTCACCTCCTCTGTGCTTGGCAGAGGAATTCTGACGGCTAAACAACGGCTCCTGATTGGTCCGATGACTTTAGACGTGGAGGTGGAACAAAGGATGAGACGGCAGGTGGACATGTACTTTTCCATCGTTCGACGCAATGCATGCTGGGCATCCTTAGTGAGCCTGTCCACGTCTGTCAGCAGCACAGCTTCAGGAGAAAGTCAAGGCACTTACTAAAGAATCACAGGCTGATCGTAGTCATCGTAGGAGAAGTGGAACAGACACAGAACAAAGAAAGAACACACTCCTACTTTTGAAGTCCCTCTGAGCGCTAGCCTGAACCTGCTGAGACTGAGCCACCGTTTTAATCAGCTCCTGGATCACCACACGGTCCTGGTTTCCTGCATCACTGTTAGAACATGCCACCGTTACACCTCGACATGATCCTCCTTATCATCAGTACAACTGCAACTACAGTAGCTAACTGTCTGACATCACTTACCTGGCGTTGACTTCTAAATGGTAGTTGCTGGCTATTGTGCTGATCTCAATTTTCTTCTTTGAAGGAGCCTGCAGGAGAGAAAAGTCTGTGATGTCATTCTTTTTTTCCTGGAGTGCAATAACAGATTCCTTAACAACTATTGGAGCAGAAAATGTGCTTGTAATGACCTCCTTCAaggaggttatgttttaccagcatttatttttatttcaaacatgaacacaacagtaGTGTATCTACcactatggaaaaaaaaacaaaacaataataataaatcaaacaaagcaaagagagAACAAATGGATAAAAATCCATATTCAAAAAGGAAATTACCCCTATTTACACTATAAGTATTTATATACATAACTCattgatatatatttatatataattatacaattcaAGTAATCCgctatacattcatttatttgtttatttttatttgtctgtgaacagtctAACTCTAAAACAAAATGGATagattttaattatattttcagGAAAGTGATTAGATTTTGGGGATGATCCGGACCAATATCCCGAATCAGGAAcagttttaaaaatttaaaaaatcccaTCTCATCATTtgcaaaaattcatatctcggttggtgttcatgaaatttgactcaaacATGTAAGGTTGGTTCCTCTATTACTACACTGAGTTTAATCCAGATCTTAATGAAAACTACCATTATGAATAAATGGATTTTCTTCAATATCTTTGTAACATTTAAGTGACAAAGCAATATGGCATGGTGGAAGTCTGCGCTATcttagtgcttttttttttttttttttaattcttaccACAATCGTCTGGTGGTCGATACGAAGCTTCTCCACCCCGGCTCCATACAGCTCTCTCAGCAGACACATGATGCGCGTCTTCTTCCCAGCACCTGATGGACCGTACACCAGTAAGTGAGGGAAGTCGCCACATTGCACCTGGAAACATAAAGTAACAGGTTTGTCTCAGTAACAGTGATAACTACAAAGCTACCTTCAACTTTTGAGGtttatttcatcacattttcctAAAGGGTGCAATAATAAAGTGAGTCAtacttttcaaaacatttttatgggaaaaaatgtgtacaACACACAATAAAGCTGATGGAAAGAAATAaacgcaaaaataaaaaataaacttcacAAAGAGAAAATAGTatacgtgtatatatatatatatatccttaaAATctacgaaaacacaaaaaatgtgatgCGATATTTCACTGCCCGATTATTGTATCATTCCAAAACATGCccatatcaattttttaaaatttaattagTACTTCAATTGCacttagttaccatttacttgttctcaaaagttaataataaacattacatTGTATTTCATATCATTATGtccttgtaaaggtgaaatgtgcaattattgatattgcagtgtatatcgtattgttcaGTATCGACTCATATCGCactgtgacatgcaaatcgtgaatcataTCGCCATATTCACGACAATGTACACCTCTAGTTGAAAGATATTTAACTGCCTGTTGTTGACTGAACAAACTTGAAACTGTTTAGGTTCAATGTTATTGGTGTTCTGAGGAAAATGGTAACTGGTCTAACTGGTGATCACTGGGCTGACGTTTGGTTTTCACATTTAATTTAACAATGACTAGGTTTAACTTAATGGTTAAATCAGCGTGTTTTACATAATCAAAGCTATATAATGGAGTACAACTGAGCGTTCTTAAGCAGACTAAACGTTAAAGTGAAACATAATTTGGAGAGAAGTAGAAGAAGCAGATAAACTCAACAGGACTATGAACACAGGAACCGCACTCACCAGGTTTTTCATCTGAGTCGCCTGTTCTTTATGATAGTCCAGCTTTCCGAGGGACGTCGGTCTATATTTATCCACCCACAGACTCATTGTTTTATATGTGTTCAGTTGCTGTTGACAggagaatgatttttttttttcccgcgGAAAAACAACTCCACAACGACCCGCTTTGCCGCTGCACCACTTCCTGTTGAGGTAAGGAAGCCGCGAAGGGTCAAATGTTCCAAAGGCGAATACGCAAAAACCTTCCTTGAACGCTTCTTCTGCCGTTTGTCCCGCATGTTTCATCTCCTCTGAAGATTGTGTGACTATTATGGCCTGCAGCACCTCCACTAACACGGTGTAGGAGATCTTTGTGAGTATGGGTCCCAAAatcacacactaaacaacaaaaacacagtaaaaaatgacagtaaaatacaccatACGACTCCAAACACGCACAAGttgacaatagaaatacactaaacgatgacaaaaataaactaaatgagatgaaacacacacaggaaaaataaaacaagaaaaccaaagtttataaactacacaaaatgagaacaaaaatacacgagccctttgtttttttctgtatttatgctcagatctgtcattattataaatgcagacatgaatgtttataatgtaTAATGAGTTTTGGTTAAGTTTTAAATGAAAGGTCCACAACAACGTAGGGTGACTAAACACCCTCATGGATGACAGTCCTGAGGTTTTCTCTAAAGCAGCCCTTCTCAAAGAGTGGTCCGTGGACCACTGGTGGTCCTCAAGAGACCCTTAGTGGCCCATTAGTTAATTGGGCAAATACATCTTTAAAACTATcatgacattttaaaataaaagagctTCTCTAAGTGTTTGCAATCAACTCCCACCACACCAGCGACACCCACCATGAAGGCTAACCAGCCAGGGAACCCAGCCAGACCAATATCCCTGGCCCTTgagcagcagccacccccatcCCGGACCACCAAGCCCTAGACCCCGCCACCCTGTGGGATACAGAGCAAGTcctttaaccctaactgctctcTGCAGAAGCATGTGAGATTAGCAGAACTTCCCATTAGAAAGATTGgcttttttaaaatctcatcaTATATGTGTACAGtgacaataaaagcattctattctattctatcaaTATAGGCAGAAAATGCAAAattgtgaataaataataaaatgtagatAAACACCAGAACATATAATTTTTATATCATGACCTTCATCATTAAAATCGCCCAACAAATAGttggaaaaaatgtcacaattttactgacttttattcatttttaatttttttatctgtttaaatgtgttttaatgtataAACTAAGTGTGTTTGAGTTTCGTACCTAGAAAATAATAACATCCAATGGGAAGAGATGGTTCAAAACCGTTTACTGGAGGAGTCAAAAAAACGAatcagaaaagagaaaaaaacaacttcaatttTTGCGTTTCTTTCACTTTTCTTTTAACTTCATCTGTAGTGTTCTACAAATGTTGGCAATTCTAACTTTGcacttttgttttattgaaatggTTTAAAAGCGTGTTTAGAAAATCTTCACATTTATTAAAgtattgtgtttattgaactacaaataaagaaaatggcgtgtgtaaaaatacaataataacaaaaataatactgATAATAGTAATACAAAACTGTGACCAGAAAAATACAGAGCACAACGCCGACACTTGTGATGTCAGCGCAGCAAACtcagttatttattgatgtGTATATTATAATGATTAATTATTCTAGatgattttttcttttgttgttggtttggaTTTCTAGGAGTTAATATTTCTAATATTGTTTCAATGAATAAATGATTTCAAGGAATATGTGAGCATTCGACACaatggtagggctgggcgatatgcaccaaaattcacattttgatatttttcctcaaaatgacgatatacaatatacatcttgatatttttttaaatctctcaagtcttaccagaaagaaaaataatgctTAAATTTGCTGCACAATATGAGTCACtttaggctttttctcctgtaagggagtctgggttaggacgc carries:
- the rfc3 gene encoding replication factor C subunit 3, which gives rise to MKHAGQTAEEAFKEGFCVFAFGTFDPSRLPYLNRKWCSGKAGRCGVVFPREKKKSFSCQQQLNTYKTMSLWVDKYRPTSLGKLDYHKEQATQMKNLVQCGDFPHLLVYGPSGAGKKTRIMCLLRELYGAGVEKLRIDHQTIVAPSKKKIEISTIASNYHLEVNASDAGNQDRVVIQELIKTVAQSQQVQASAQRDFKTVLLTDVDRLTKDAQHALRRTMEKYMSTCRLILCSTSTSKVIGPIRSRCLAVRIPLPSTEEVCSVLTSVCKKEGLLLPPELAKQISDKSGRNLRKALLMCEACRVQQYPFSVDQDVPETDWEVYLRETANAIVSQQTPQRLLEVRSRLYELLTHCIPPDIIMKGLVKELLDNCDGQLKAEVSHMAAYYEHRLQLGNKAIYHLEAFTAKFMAIYKKFMEDGLDAMMF